Proteins encoded in a region of the Pseudomonas denitrificans (nom. rej.) genome:
- a CDS encoding lipoate--protein ligase family protein translates to MNRVQRLSAQQGLDAERALLDATFAGERESGLLFWSPLEQSLVMPRRLSRLEGFAAAEAACAGLGWPIALRDTGGEPVPQSAGVLNVALVYAIPPGDNEQTRIETAYLRLCQPLCDWLAALGLDPGLGEVEGAFCDGRYNVNLGGRKLVGTAQRWRRRPSDGRYVVLAHGAILMENQREPMVAAVNAFYEHCGLDARVRAGSHVALDERYEQPWDQVDALAGQFQRHLLAEGVALDV, encoded by the coding sequence ATGAATAGAGTGCAACGACTGTCGGCGCAACAGGGCCTGGATGCCGAGCGCGCACTGCTCGACGCCACCTTCGCCGGTGAGCGCGAAAGCGGCCTGCTGTTCTGGAGCCCGCTGGAACAGTCCCTGGTGATGCCGCGCCGGCTGAGCCGCCTGGAAGGCTTTGCCGCCGCCGAGGCCGCCTGCGCCGGGCTGGGCTGGCCGATCGCCCTGCGTGATACCGGCGGCGAGCCGGTGCCGCAGTCCGCCGGGGTGCTCAACGTCGCGCTGGTCTATGCGATCCCGCCGGGCGACAACGAGCAGACGCGCATCGAGACCGCCTACCTGCGCCTGTGCCAGCCGCTGTGCGACTGGCTGGCGGCCTTGGGCCTCGATCCGGGCCTGGGGGAAGTGGAAGGCGCTTTCTGCGATGGCCGCTACAACGTCAACCTGGGCGGGCGCAAGCTGGTGGGTACCGCCCAGCGCTGGCGCCGCCGGCCCAGCGACGGGCGCTACGTGGTGCTGGCTCACGGCGCCATCCTGATGGAGAACCAGCGCGAGCCGATGGTGGCCGCGGTGAACGCCTTCTACGAGCACTGCGGGCTCGATGCCCGTGTGCGCGCCGGCAGCCATGTCGCGCTGGACGAGCGCTACGAGCAGCCCTGGGACCAGGTGGACGCCCTGGCCGGGCAGTTCCAGCGGCACCTGCTGGCCGAGGGCGTGGCGCTGGATGTATGA
- a CDS encoding monovalent cation:proton antiporter-2 (CPA2) family protein: MEHGTNYLQSAVVFLLAAVFMVPLAKRLQLGAVLGYLLAGVFIGPSLLGLIDNPESVASLSELGVVLLLFIIGLELSPKRLWVMRKQVFGVGLAQVLLTALAIGSVAVLAFDMPVNTSVVLGGGLALSSTAFGLQILAERKELNSPYGRLGFAILLFQDIAAIPLIAMIPLLGARADSAAPGGDLAHVMEVVGSIAVVVIGGRFLLRPVFRSVARTGQADLSTATALLVVVGTAWLMEWAGVSMGLGAFLAGLLLADSEYRHELEAQIEPFKGLLLGLFFISVGMSADLGLLKSEPLVVLGLTLLLVGIKLPLLFLIGRLAGGLDKVSAIRLGVLLGAGGEFAFVVFKLALAQGLMDGKLHSLLVLCITLSMAMTPLLVLALARSIKPKPAVLREPPPEYRQLPDDAPRVVIAGMGRMGQVVARIMRAQGVPFVALDTSVDTIELTRSYGNIPIFYGDPLRPEILRAAQVEKAEFFVVATDDPQTNIETARLVRKLYPHLKVIGRARNRQHVYHLLDADATPVRETFHSSLEMSRLLLTGLGLTEEQVAARIRRFKRHDEAVLMAQYRVYDDETAVIQTAREARKELETLFEADHLEDQGIGHH, translated from the coding sequence ATGGAACATGGGACGAATTACCTGCAGTCGGCAGTGGTCTTCCTGCTCGCGGCGGTGTTCATGGTGCCGCTGGCCAAGCGCCTGCAACTGGGCGCCGTGCTCGGCTACCTGCTCGCCGGGGTGTTCATCGGCCCGTCACTGCTGGGGCTGATCGACAACCCCGAAAGCGTCGCCAGCCTGTCCGAACTGGGCGTGGTGCTGCTGCTCTTCATCATCGGCCTGGAGCTTTCGCCCAAACGCCTGTGGGTGATGCGCAAACAGGTGTTCGGCGTCGGCCTGGCGCAGGTGCTGCTCACTGCGCTGGCCATTGGCAGCGTAGCGGTGCTGGCTTTCGACATGCCGGTGAATACTTCCGTGGTGCTGGGCGGCGGCCTGGCGCTGTCGTCTACCGCCTTTGGCCTGCAGATTCTCGCGGAGCGCAAGGAGCTGAACAGCCCCTACGGCCGCCTCGGCTTTGCCATCCTGCTGTTCCAGGACATTGCCGCGATTCCGCTGATCGCCATGATCCCGCTGCTGGGCGCGCGCGCCGATTCGGCGGCGCCGGGCGGTGACCTGGCTCACGTCATGGAAGTGGTCGGCAGCATCGCCGTGGTGGTGATCGGCGGTCGCTTCCTGCTGCGCCCGGTGTTCCGCTCGGTGGCCCGCACCGGTCAGGCTGACCTGTCCACCGCTACCGCGCTGCTGGTGGTGGTCGGCACCGCCTGGCTGATGGAGTGGGCCGGTGTGTCCATGGGCCTGGGCGCCTTCCTCGCCGGCCTGCTGCTGGCGGACTCGGAGTACCGCCACGAACTGGAAGCACAGATCGAACCCTTCAAGGGCCTGCTGCTCGGCCTGTTCTTCATCAGCGTGGGCATGAGCGCGGACCTCGGCCTGCTCAAGAGCGAGCCGCTGGTGGTGCTCGGCCTGACCCTGCTGCTGGTGGGCATCAAGCTGCCGCTGCTGTTCCTCATCGGCCGTCTGGCTGGCGGGTTGGACAAGGTCTCGGCGATCCGCCTGGGCGTGCTGCTGGGCGCCGGTGGCGAGTTCGCCTTCGTGGTGTTCAAGCTGGCCCTGGCCCAGGGGCTGATGGACGGCAAGCTGCACTCGCTGCTGGTGCTGTGCATCACCCTGTCCATGGCGATGACCCCGCTGCTGGTGCTGGCCCTGGCGCGCAGCATCAAACCCAAGCCCGCCGTGCTGCGCGAGCCGCCGCCTGAATACCGCCAATTGCCGGACGATGCGCCGCGCGTGGTGATTGCCGGCATGGGCCGGATGGGCCAGGTGGTTGCCCGTATCATGCGCGCCCAAGGCGTGCCCTTCGTCGCACTGGATACCTCCGTGGACACCATCGAGCTGACCCGCAGCTACGGCAATATCCCGATCTTCTATGGCGACCCGCTGCGCCCGGAAATCCTCCGCGCCGCCCAGGTGGAGAAGGCCGAGTTCTTCGTCGTCGCCACCGACGACCCGCAGACCAACATCGAAACCGCGCGCCTGGTGCGCAAGCTCTACCCGCACCTGAAAGTTATCGGCCGGGCCCGTAACCGCCAGCACGTCTACCACCTGCTGGACGCCGATGCGACGCCGGTGCGCGAGACCTTCCACTCGAGCCTGGAGATGAGCCGCCTGCTGCTTACCGGCCTGGGCCTGACCGAGGAACAGGTCGCCGCGCGCATCCGCCGCTTCAAGCGCCACGACGAAGCGGTGCTGATGGCACAATACCGGGTCTACGACGACGAGACCGCGGTGATCCAGACCGCCCGCGAGGCGCGCAAGGAGCTGGAAACCCTGTTCGAGGCCGACCACCTGGAAGACCAGGGCATCGGCCACCACTGA
- a CDS encoding AI-2E family transporter has translation MLPSPEKLLSRNLLDVLIRAGLILLLAVFCFRIFHPFLDLMLWSVILAITLYPMHQLLSGWLGERPNSAASLIVVLGLVILLVPVVVIGLSMADSVRDLVHAIQNRTLQIPLPPDSVQNWPVIGQYVYPFWHRVATDFMGVAHQLAPHLQGVAKKVAGQAAGVGMGLMQFLAAFVIAGVIMAYGKLGSRTACDIAVRISGPDRGPGLAELCTGTIRAVAQGVVGVAFIQTLILGLGFIVMGIPGAGLLALGVLLLGITQLPVVLITLPAVAYVFMTNDSLLVSILFTVWTVAGGLSDNVLKPLMFGRGSKVPMAVILIGALGGMLSNGIIGLFVGPVVLALGYELFMSWVHEREAPVAPPVEPTP, from the coding sequence ATGCTGCCCTCTCCGGAAAAGCTGCTGTCGCGCAACCTGCTCGATGTGCTGATCCGCGCCGGCCTGATCCTGTTGCTGGCCGTTTTCTGCTTCCGCATCTTCCATCCCTTCCTCGACCTGATGCTCTGGTCGGTGATCCTCGCCATTACCCTCTACCCCATGCACCAGTTGCTCAGCGGCTGGCTGGGCGAGCGCCCGAACAGCGCCGCGAGCCTGATCGTGGTGCTGGGCCTGGTAATCCTGCTGGTGCCGGTGGTGGTGATCGGGTTGTCCATGGCCGATTCGGTGCGCGACCTGGTGCACGCCATCCAGAACCGCACCCTGCAGATCCCGCTGCCGCCGGACTCGGTACAGAACTGGCCGGTGATCGGGCAGTACGTCTATCCCTTCTGGCATCGCGTGGCCACCGACTTCATGGGCGTCGCGCACCAGTTGGCGCCGCACCTGCAGGGCGTGGCGAAGAAGGTCGCCGGGCAGGCGGCGGGTGTCGGCATGGGGCTGATGCAGTTCCTCGCCGCCTTCGTCATCGCCGGGGTGATCATGGCCTACGGCAAGCTGGGCAGCCGTACCGCTTGTGACATAGCCGTGCGCATTTCCGGCCCTGACCGTGGCCCGGGCCTGGCCGAGCTGTGCACCGGCACCATCCGTGCGGTGGCCCAGGGCGTGGTGGGCGTGGCCTTCATCCAGACACTGATCCTCGGCCTGGGCTTCATCGTCATGGGCATCCCCGGCGCCGGCCTGCTGGCTCTGGGTGTGCTGCTGCTGGGCATCACCCAGCTGCCGGTGGTGCTGATCACCCTGCCTGCAGTGGCCTATGTGTTCATGACCAACGATTCGCTGCTGGTGTCCATCCTGTTCACCGTCTGGACGGTGGCCGGCGGGCTCTCCGACAACGTGCTCAAGCCGCTGATGTTCGGCCGCGGCAGCAAGGTGCCGATGGCGGTGATCCTGATCGGCGCCCTGGGCGGCATGCTCAGCAACGGCATCATCGGCCTGTTTGTCGGCCCCGTGGTGCTGGCCCTGGGCTATGAGCTGTTCATGTCCTGGGTCCACGAGCGCGAGGCGCCGGTCGCGCCGCCGGTCGAACCGACGCCCTGA
- a CDS encoding enoyl-CoA hydratase/isomerase family protein, translated as MSNYRTFTREDRDGVAVVSFCHPPINLVDRAMVIDLLHLADELERDSDTRVVLLRSANPDFFLAHYDLGSQLDAPPMKLPAGMASPLSALFSRFSRLPQVTIGELRGRARGAGSEFLLALDMRFASRERALLGQPEVAVGLLPGAGGTVRLAQMLGRGRALEVCLGGEDFDADTAERYGWINRALADAELERFCEALARRIAAFPAAGIAHVKALVEQVTAADQTALVEESQRFVGDMSAPETLERVRWMMDNGGQQDGDLERDLGAALGRYPG; from the coding sequence ATGAGCAACTACCGCACTTTCACCCGTGAAGACCGCGACGGCGTTGCCGTGGTGAGCTTCTGCCACCCGCCGATCAACCTGGTCGACCGCGCCATGGTCATCGACCTGCTGCACCTGGCCGATGAGCTGGAGCGAGACAGCGATACCCGCGTGGTGCTGCTGCGCAGCGCCAACCCGGATTTCTTCCTTGCCCACTACGACCTCGGCAGCCAGCTGGACGCGCCGCCGATGAAGCTGCCGGCCGGCATGGCCAGCCCGCTCAGTGCGCTGTTCAGCCGCTTCAGCCGGCTGCCGCAGGTGACCATCGGCGAACTGCGCGGCCGCGCGCGGGGCGCCGGCAGCGAATTCCTCCTGGCGCTGGACATGCGCTTCGCCTCCCGCGAGCGGGCGCTGCTCGGCCAGCCGGAAGTGGCGGTCGGTCTGCTGCCCGGTGCGGGCGGCACGGTGCGCCTTGCGCAAATGCTGGGGCGGGGCAGGGCGCTGGAGGTCTGCCTGGGCGGCGAGGATTTCGATGCGGATACAGCAGAGCGCTACGGCTGGATCAACCGGGCACTGGCGGACGCGGAGCTGGAGAGGTTCTGCGAGGCCCTGGCGCGACGCATTGCGGCCTTCCCGGCGGCGGGCATCGCCCATGTGAAGGCGCTGGTGGAGCAGGTGACGGCGGCGGATCAGACGGCGTTGGTGGAGGAGTCGCAGCGCTTCGTCGGTGATATGTCGGCGCCGGAAACGCTGGAGCGGGTGCGCTGGATGATGGACAACGGCGGCCAGCAGGACGGGGATCTCGAGCGCGACCTGGGGGCCGCACTCGGGCGCTACCCGGGCTGA
- a CDS encoding ABC transporter transmembrane domain-containing protein produces MSLLSSRQRNALRLARSFLAPYRWRALGALLALLFTAAITLSLGQGIRLLVDQGFITQSEQLLTRAIGIFFLLVLCLAVGTFVRFYLVSWIGERFVADIRQRVFDHLIELHPGFYENNRSSEIQSRLTADTTLLQSVIGSSLSMALRNVLMLLGGIILMFFTNAKLTSIVVASLPLVIAPILLFGRRVRSLSRLSQDRVADVGSYVGESLGQIKTVQAYNHQAQDRARFGRTVEDAFDTARKRIMQRSWLVSVVILLVLGAVGVMLWVGGMDVIAGRISPGDLAAFVFYSLIVGMAFGTLSEVIGELQRAAGAAERIAELLRARSEIHAPTSDLLHLPERIVGSIELQGVHFAYPSRPEQWAIDGIDLRVEPGETLALVGPSGAGKSTLFDLLLRFYDPQQGCILIDGQPIARLDPTDLRRGFALVSQNPALFFGTVEENIRYGRPGASDAEVEAAARAAHAHEFILRLPQGYRTHLGESGLGLSGGQRQRLAIARALLVDAPILLLDEATSALDAESEHLIQQALPGLMRDRTTLVIAHRLATVLNADRIAVIEHGRLVALGRHAELVLSNPLYARLAELQFGQAEHL; encoded by the coding sequence ATGTCCCTGTTGTCGTCCCGCCAGCGCAATGCCCTGCGCCTGGCTCGTTCGTTTCTCGCTCCCTACCGCTGGCGGGCTCTCGGCGCCTTGCTGGCGCTGCTGTTCACCGCCGCCATCACCCTGTCCCTGGGGCAGGGCATCCGCCTGCTGGTGGACCAGGGCTTCATCACCCAGTCCGAGCAGTTGCTCACCCGCGCCATTGGCATCTTTTTCCTGCTGGTGCTGTGTCTGGCGGTGGGCACCTTCGTGCGCTTCTATCTGGTGTCGTGGATCGGCGAGCGCTTCGTCGCCGATATCCGCCAGCGCGTGTTCGACCACCTGATCGAGCTGCACCCCGGTTTTTACGAGAACAACCGGTCCTCGGAGATCCAGTCGCGCCTGACCGCCGACACCACGCTGCTGCAGTCGGTGATCGGTTCCTCGCTGTCCATGGCGCTGCGCAACGTGCTGATGTTGCTGGGCGGGATCATCCTGATGTTCTTCACCAACGCCAAGCTGACCAGCATCGTGGTCGCTTCGCTGCCGCTGGTGATCGCGCCGATCCTGCTGTTCGGCCGCCGCGTGCGCAGCCTGTCGCGGCTCAGCCAGGACCGCGTGGCAGACGTCGGCAGCTATGTCGGCGAGTCCCTCGGCCAGATCAAGACGGTGCAGGCCTACAACCACCAGGCGCAGGACCGCGCGCGCTTTGGCCGCACAGTGGAAGACGCCTTCGACACCGCGCGCAAGCGCATCATGCAGCGCTCCTGGCTGGTCAGCGTGGTGATCCTGCTGGTACTCGGCGCGGTCGGCGTGATGCTCTGGGTCGGCGGCATGGACGTGATCGCCGGGCGCATCAGCCCGGGGGACCTCGCGGCCTTCGTGTTCTACAGCCTGATCGTCGGCATGGCCTTCGGCACGTTGAGCGAAGTGATCGGCGAGCTGCAGCGCGCGGCCGGTGCCGCCGAGCGCATCGCCGAACTGCTGCGCGCGCGCAGCGAAATCCATGCCCCGACCAGCGACCTGCTGCACCTGCCGGAGCGCATCGTCGGCAGTATCGAGTTGCAGGGCGTGCACTTCGCCTATCCGTCGCGCCCGGAGCAGTGGGCCATCGATGGCATCGACCTGCGCGTCGAACCGGGCGAGACCCTGGCGCTGGTCGGACCGTCCGGCGCCGGCAAGTCCACCCTGTTCGACCTGTTGCTGCGCTTCTACGACCCGCAGCAGGGGTGCATCCTGATCGACGGCCAGCCCATCGCCCGGCTCGATCCGACGGACCTGCGCCGCGGCTTCGCGCTGGTGTCGCAGAACCCGGCGCTGTTCTTCGGCACGGTGGAGGAGAACATCCGCTACGGCCGCCCCGGCGCCAGCGATGCGGAAGTCGAGGCCGCCGCCCGCGCGGCCCATGCCCACGAGTTCATCCTGCGCCTGCCGCAGGGCTACCGGACGCACCTGGGCGAGAGCGGCCTGGGCTTGTCCGGCGGCCAGCGCCAGCGTCTGGCGATTGCCCGTGCGTTGCTGGTGGACGCGCCTATCCTGTTGCTCGACGAAGCCACCAGCGCGCTGGATGCTGAGAGCGAACACCTGATCCAGCAGGCACTGCCGGGGCTGATGCGCGACCGCACCACGCTGGTGATCGCTCACCGCCTGGCCACCGTGCTCAACGCCGACCGCATTGCGGTGATCGAGCACGGTCGCCTGGTGGCATTGGGGCGGCACGCTGAGCTGGTGCTCAGCAATCCGTTATATGCGCGGCTGGCGGAACTCCAGTTCGGCCAGGCGGAACACCTGTAG
- a CDS encoding GGDEF domain-containing protein, with translation MSRTLLQRLHHAIAVNDALALPIARENLRRLYFSALLAVPFDLIHILVFRLNLQGSSAEYDGWRVDIIRVHAVVAVLFTLLGLLAWLAAPPRRSASLRYMQTLTVLGSILVLGFGIAITGADQQVTSSITPFLMSSVATALLILLRPSLAVVLYILALAAFEVTMVLTQASPQLRLSNQMGGLTICGIGLVLSFILWHGHVRNLRQREFLRQQRLELEEKNRQLEYLAGHDPLTGLFNRRQFDQLVGMELSRAARQPAPISLLMVDLDHFKFINDRYGHPLGDEVIRHTASLLRNYTRTGDSVARLGGEEFLLLLPDTSQPQARVIAEKVRRLLEETPLPMKDGLLYLTASFGIACLEAGIPGTYEGLYAAADKALYKAKASGRNRVEVIELGTEMGTFD, from the coding sequence GTGTCCAGGACGTTGCTTCAGCGTCTGCACCACGCCATTGCCGTCAACGACGCGCTGGCGCTGCCGATCGCCCGGGAAAACCTGCGGCGCCTGTACTTCTCCGCCCTGCTGGCGGTGCCTTTCGACTTGATCCACATCCTGGTATTCCGCCTCAATCTGCAGGGTTCAAGCGCTGAGTACGACGGCTGGCGGGTGGACATCATCCGCGTCCACGCCGTGGTCGCCGTGCTCTTCACCCTCCTCGGCCTGCTCGCCTGGCTGGCTGCGCCGCCGCGCCGCAGCGCATCGTTGCGCTACATGCAGACCCTCACCGTGCTCGGCAGCATCCTGGTGCTGGGGTTCGGCATCGCCATCACCGGTGCCGACCAGCAGGTCACCAGCAGCATCACGCCCTTCCTCATGTCCTCCGTGGCCACCGCCCTGCTGATCCTGCTGCGCCCGAGCCTGGCCGTCGTCCTCTATATCCTCGCCCTGGCCGCCTTCGAGGTGACCATGGTCCTGACGCAGGCCAGCCCGCAGTTGCGCCTGTCGAACCAGATGGGCGGGCTGACCATCTGCGGCATCGGCCTGGTGCTGTCGTTCATCCTCTGGCACGGCCATGTGCGCAACCTGCGCCAGCGCGAGTTCCTCCGCCAGCAAAGGCTGGAACTGGAAGAAAAGAACCGCCAGTTGGAATACCTCGCCGGGCACGATCCGCTGACCGGGTTGTTCAACCGCCGCCAGTTCGACCAACTGGTGGGCATGGAGCTCTCGCGAGCTGCCCGTCAGCCCGCACCGATCAGCCTGCTCATGGTGGACCTGGATCATTTCAAGTTCATCAACGACCGCTACGGCCACCCGCTGGGCGACGAGGTCATCCGCCACACCGCCAGCCTGCTGAGGAACTACACCCGCACCGGCGACAGCGTGGCGCGCCTGGGCGGCGAGGAATTCCTGCTGCTGCTGCCCGACACCTCGCAGCCGCAGGCACGGGTCATCGCCGAGAAGGTGCGCCGGCTGCTGGAGGAAACCCCGCTGCCGATGAAGGACGGCCTGCTCTACCTCACCGCGAGCTTCGGCATCGCCTGCCTGGAGGCCGGCATTCCGGGCACCTATGAGGGGCTCTACGCGGCGGCGGACAAGGCGCTGTACAAGGCCAAGGCGAGCGGACGCAATCGGGTGGAGGTGATAGAGCTGGGGACGGAGATGGGGACGTTCGATTGA
- the ccmI gene encoding c-type cytochrome biogenesis protein CcmI encodes MIDFWLAAGLLLLVALAFLLVPLLRGRKAQAEEDRTALNVALYQERLAELGSQRDAGTLDAAQFEAGRAEAARELLSDTEGAGDDRRSRLGRAAPLVVALVLPFLALGLYLHWGASDKVELAREFATAPKSMEEMTSRLERSLKAQPDSAEGWYFLGRAYMTQNRAADAAKAFEQAARLSGRQPEVLGQWAQALYFAGDKALSQQVRDLADEALKKDPQEVTTLGLLGIAAFEDEKYTDAIDYWGRLVTVLPQDDPSRDAIAGGIERARQRMVEKGQTPPEAPVAAATAGVTLKVKVDLTDAVKGQVKPDDSVFVFARAVSGPPMPLAVKRLKVSDLPSEVSLSDADAMMPQLKLSQHPQVQLVARISRAGNATAGEWIGRSASLSTSQAGEQSVTIDSPDQK; translated from the coding sequence CATTTCTCCTCGTCCCTCTGCTGCGCGGCCGCAAGGCCCAGGCCGAGGAAGACCGCACCGCCCTCAACGTCGCCCTGTACCAGGAGCGCCTGGCCGAGCTGGGCTCCCAGCGTGACGCCGGCACCCTCGACGCCGCGCAGTTCGAAGCCGGCCGCGCCGAAGCAGCTCGCGAGCTGCTTTCCGACACCGAAGGCGCCGGCGATGATCGCCGCTCCCGTCTCGGCCGCGCCGCGCCGCTGGTGGTGGCGCTGGTCCTGCCGTTCCTCGCGCTGGGCCTTTACCTGCACTGGGGCGCCAGCGACAAGGTCGAGCTGGCTCGCGAATTCGCTACCGCGCCCAAGTCCATGGAAGAGATGACCTCGCGTCTGGAGCGCTCGCTCAAGGCTCAGCCGGACTCCGCTGAAGGCTGGTACTTCCTCGGCCGCGCCTACATGACCCAGAACCGCGCCGCCGACGCCGCCAAGGCCTTCGAGCAGGCCGCGCGCCTCTCCGGCCGCCAGCCGGAAGTGCTCGGCCAATGGGCGCAGGCGTTGTACTTCGCCGGTGACAAGGCGCTCAGTCAGCAGGTCCGCGACCTCGCCGACGAAGCGTTGAAGAAGGACCCGCAGGAAGTCACCACCCTCGGCCTGCTCGGCATCGCCGCTTTCGAGGACGAGAAGTACACCGACGCCATCGACTACTGGGGCCGTCTGGTCACCGTGCTGCCGCAGGACGATCCGTCCCGCGACGCCATCGCCGGTGGCATCGAGCGCGCCCGCCAGCGGATGGTCGAGAAGGGCCAGACTCCGCCCGAAGCTCCGGTTGCTGCCGCTACCGCTGGCGTGACCCTGAAGGTGAAGGTCGACCTGACCGACGCCGTGAAGGGCCAGGTCAAGCCGGACGACAGCGTGTTCGTCTTCGCCCGTGCCGTGAGCGGCCCGCCGATGCCGTTGGCAGTGAAGCGCCTGAAGGTCTCCGACCTGCCCAGCGAGGTGTCGCTGAGCGACGCCGACGCGATGATGCCGCAGCTCAAACTCTCCCAGCATCCGCAGGTGCAACTGGTCGCGCGCATCTCCCGCGCGGGCAACGCTACTGCCGGGGAATGGATCGGACGAAGTGCTTCGTTGTCTACTTCCCAGGCGGGCGAGCAGAGCGTGACAATCGACAGCCCGGATCAGAAGTAA
- a CDS encoding RNA pseudouridine synthase, whose amino-acid sequence MSEAIRLSKRLAELLPCSRRDAELYIEGGWVTVDGQRVEEPQFKVDTQRIELLPGASPDPIPPVTILVHKPVGLGSGNGANSAQQLLTPDKRWTEDNLQQRLLRKHFGHQFNTTVLETDASGLLVYTQSRGVQRRLVDEADNIEHEYVVEVSGQIADNGLKRLCRGMLIDGRELPPLKVSWQSETRLRFAGKQFRPGQIAAMCRAVGLHAVSIRRLRLGGVAMGKLPVGQWRFLQPGEKF is encoded by the coding sequence ATGTCCGAAGCCATCCGCCTGTCCAAGCGTCTCGCCGAGCTGCTGCCCTGTTCGCGCCGCGACGCCGAGCTGTACATCGAGGGTGGCTGGGTCACGGTCGACGGCCAGCGCGTGGAGGAACCGCAGTTCAAGGTCGATACCCAGCGCATCGAACTGCTGCCGGGCGCCTCTCCCGACCCGATTCCGCCGGTGACCATCCTCGTGCACAAGCCGGTCGGCCTGGGCAGCGGCAACGGCGCCAACTCCGCCCAGCAACTGCTGACGCCGGACAAGCGCTGGACCGAAGACAACCTGCAACAGCGCCTGCTGCGCAAGCACTTCGGCCACCAGTTCAACACCACCGTGCTGGAGACCGACGCCAGCGGCCTGCTGGTCTACACCCAGAGCCGCGGCGTGCAGCGCCGGCTGGTGGACGAGGCGGACAACATCGAGCACGAGTACGTGGTCGAGGTCAGCGGGCAGATCGCCGACAACGGCCTGAAGCGCCTCTGCCGCGGCATGCTGATCGACGGCCGCGAACTGCCGCCGCTGAAGGTCAGCTGGCAGAGCGAGACCCGCCTGCGCTTCGCCGGCAAGCAGTTCCGCCCCGGCCAGATCGCCGCCATGTGCCGCGCGGTCGGCCTGCACGCCGTGTCGATCCGCCGCCTGCGCCTGGGCGGCGTGGCCATGGGCAAGCTGCCCGTCGGCCAGTGGCGTTTCCTGCAGCCGGGCGAGAAGTTCTGA
- a CDS encoding DUF4893 domain-containing protein, which yields MSKRCTLTAALLATGLLLSPLAFAEETAVVWPAAVNAADQQRLTTLDAQVKQLLDQLQQSEDETTRNEALNLYRIVLEDPEPLADAALTGNWKCRSVQLEAQALYGYPNFKCSVRQTPKGLFLEKTSGSQRISGYLQRLDDRQLVFVGGASVNDDPQVGYSGLEQAAARESDVVGVVRNSYDGFVLLVPEQLGGYNLFRFTR from the coding sequence ATGTCCAAACGCTGCACCCTCACCGCCGCCCTGCTCGCCACCGGCCTGCTGCTCTCCCCGCTGGCCTTTGCCGAAGAGACCGCCGTCGTCTGGCCGGCCGCGGTCAACGCCGCCGACCAGCAGCGCCTGACCACCCTCGACGCGCAGGTCAAGCAACTGCTCGACCAGCTCCAGCAGAGCGAGGACGAAACCACCCGCAACGAAGCGCTGAACCTCTACCGCATCGTGCTGGAAGACCCGGAACCGCTTGCCGACGCCGCCCTCACCGGCAACTGGAAGTGCCGCTCGGTGCAGCTCGAAGCACAAGCGCTGTACGGCTACCCGAACTTCAAGTGCTCGGTGCGGCAGACGCCCAAGGGCCTGTTCCTGGAGAAGACCAGCGGCTCGCAGCGCATCAGCGGCTACCTGCAGCGCCTGGACGACAGGCAGCTGGTGTTCGTCGGCGGCGCTTCGGTGAACGACGACCCGCAGGTCGGCTACAGCGGGTTGGAGCAAGCCGCCGCGCGCGAGTCCGACGTGGTCGGCGTGGTGCGCAATTCGTACGATGGATTCGTGTTGCTGGTGCCCGAACAGCTCGGTGGCTACAACCTGTTCCGCTTCACCCGCTGA